The window CATAATTTCACTGTCAAAAAAAGGTGAAGCATAGCAAACACTAAAAGGATTCCATGCATTAACCTTTTCTATTTCATCGGACGCCATATTGTTGTTCTTTAGCAGAGTAATCAGTTCCAGTTTTTTGGCTTCAAAGCTATTTTTTATATTCTCTTTTTCTTTTGGCGTTTTTGCCTGTGTGAACGGCGTAAAAACAGAAGTGAGTTCCTTACATTTTGCAAACAATTCTTCATTAAATAAATCAGCGCCTTTTAAGTTAAGCCCAATCAGAGTATTTGCCGTAACAAATTTAGTTTCCAAATTCGGTAGCACTTCAAAATCTTCAAGCTTGACAGGTATTTCATAATCAACAAGTAGAGAAATGAAAAAACGGAGTTTAGTTATTTCTATCGCAATATTTTGAATATCAATCCCATAAATGCAACTGGTAATTATGTCCAATTTGTTTTTGTAAGTTGTTTTATGTTCCTGCAATTTTTCTATTGTTCGAACCATTAGGTTAAACATTCCCATGGGAAACGCACCAGAACCACACGCAGGATCAAGGATTTTGAGATCAGTAATGGCAGATATTATTTTGTTTTTTTGTGGGAAATCAAGTTTATCTTCGTGTTCGTCAATAAGTTTATTAATACTATCTGTCAAATTGGGGAAACGATTTTTCAAACTTTCTTTTAGACTTTCTTTACACATATAATCTACAATTTCACGCGGAGTATAAAAACTGCCTGTATTCTTGCGGTCGTTGGCAATTTGCTTTGTTTCGGGATTATATGCGCCAATCAGATTTTCAAATACAGTCCCCAAAAGTTCAGGGTCAAGTGCGACCACAATATCATGCGGTGTATTTTCCTCAATAGTAAATGCATAATCAGTAAAAAGGTCTATGAGTTGAAATATTACACTATCGCTCAATTTTACTCGCTCTTTTGGATTATCACTAAAGCCATCAATAATGTAATTCTGTTCTATGTTTTTTTTGTTGCTAATGATATCGAGTCCCGAAAATTTATAATCGTGGCAAGTAAATAAGCCGCCGTTTACAAAAGGAATATTTCTGGTTTTTTCAATAAATTCATCAGCCTTACCATCCTTAAAAAAATCTTTAAATCTAAATACGTCAGAAATACCATAGTCATTCTTTTGGGGGTCATAATGATTAGCATTATCTTGTTTTCTAAAACGCCGTTCATTAATTTTTTTATTCAAAACTGCAAAAAACAAATTTTGCAAAACGGCGTTATAATAAACATTTTCATGCTTTAGAAATTTTGCATTAAATTCTCTGGTAAAAAAACCACTTTCGATTAAACCTTTTTCTTTCATAAACCAAATAAACATAAGCCGTATTATAATGCGTATCACCGCCTGTGGCTTAAGTTCATCGTCAATCTTTTTGTCAAGAATCTTGCTTGCCATAGATAAATCAATTTTAATATCGTTTAAAGCAATGTCATACCATGAAGCCAGCTTATTGTAGAATTCCTTATTAAGAACCTCAACAGAGAAACGGCTTTTTAAGTCCGAATCATCTTTAACTCGTCCCTTCTCTATCAAATACTGCTGTGGGGTCTTTACTTTTGCATCGCGCCCTAAAATAAAAGAATATCGCCGAGGATTGGAATAATCCCGTTTAACCTCGCCTTTATCATTTACCACGGGAGTAAATTCAACTAAAGAGAAACGATAGAAATCGTCATTGTTCTGGGGAACAAATAGAACCAAAGCTCTGGCGTGTGAAGTATAATGATAAACAACGCGAAAAGCATCTTTGCTCAAACCTACACGAGCATCATT is drawn from Leadbettera azotonutricia ZAS-9 and contains these coding sequences:
- a CDS encoding Eco57I restriction-modification methylase domain-containing protein, translating into MDFKEKYNRKAWLSFLEDSFLPDDFTVDEKDVSFTEKLEYTQAVTKLGESASLGLTAFEIKHKSTNDARVGLSKDAFRVVYHYTSHARALVLFVPQNNDDFYRFSLVEFTPVVNDKGEVKRDYSNPRRYSFILGRDAKVKTPQQYLIEKGRVKDDSDLKSRFSVEVLNKEFYNKLASWYDIALNDIKIDLSMASKILDKKIDDELKPQAVIRIIIRLMFIWFMKEKGLIESGFFTREFNAKFLKHENVYYNAVLQNLFFAVLNKKINERRFRKQDNANHYDPQKNDYGISDVFRFKDFFKDGKADEFIEKTRNIPFVNGGLFTCHDYKFSGLDIISNKKNIEQNYIIDGFSDNPKERVKLSDSVIFQLIDLFTDYAFTIEENTPHDIVVALDPELLGTVFENLIGAYNPETKQIANDRKNTGSFYTPREIVDYMCKESLKESLKNRFPNLTDSINKLIDEHEDKLDFPQKNKIISAITDLKILDPACGSGAFPMGMFNLMVRTIEKLQEHKTTYKNKLDIITSCIYGIDIQNIAIEITKLRFFISLLVDYEIPVKLEDFEVLPNLETKFVTANTLIGLNLKGADLFNEELFAKCKELTSVFTPFTQAKTPKEKENIKNSFEAKKLELITLLKNNNMASDEIEKVNAWNPFSVCYASPFFDSEIMFGIKDGFDVVIGNPPYKQIPKGSVSKDTFPFSEGKDKGKQNLYKVFIEAAYNFSKDNGCQCLITQSSLLCDLSSQYTRELLLTQCKIIYIIEFPKIAPSHLGQVFQSVLQGTCISVVTKSIPESGYIFSISINNDTTTLKSLSFEKMVQESIRCIYPDSFNIPLVKNGEFDIIRKINNISIRFRDIIQSISQGDINLTTSKAYIINSKTRIKLLRGRNISKYYINYDTDEFIKPNYKTELVTANQNDTFLVCQEVTGTVDKWRLHFALTNTGEPFLFGHTANKVRLKNPENNLFFLSLLNSKLLDWYFRKTSTNNHVGGYEIEQLPIRIPTEQRQFIELVSKILVAKAANPTADTTQIETQIDKIVYKLYGLTEEEVKVVEGKV